AAGGtctcaattcttttaaaaagccgGGTTTTTCTGTGTTAAACTCCAATAAACCTTCCGGTACACAAGTTAAGACCCGTGGAATGAGAAACTCTCAGAGTGACAAGGTCTCGGGACAGGGGGCAGCCAGTGCAGAGCGCTCCTGAAGTCTCTGAACCCCTGTTCTCCTTGGTCATTCTTCTGGCCTGCACATCATCACCCCATCTGTCCAGGTACAGCCTTGTCAACCACCGGCAGCCACCACTGTCCCCGagccctcctcctctgtgctgcTTTGCCTGGATCTGGCCCACGACTCAAGACAGCGGGTTCCAATTCCATTTTCAGAGAGCAAACGGAGACGGGGTGGCAGGGGCGATAATAATACACGGCCGGGAGCATAATTTCCCTTGTGGGGATTAATTTCAGCCGTCGTGGGCCTCAGGCCTCCTCTCCCCACAGCAGAGGACaagccacctcccctctgcatttgcaaagagagtgagcaggaggcTGAGGTCTCTCAAGAATCCACTCCTGCCTCGCACTGACTTAGTTGGGACTATAACCCACGTGGACGGTTTTCATCGTCCCTGGGGTCAGCCTCCCCCTGGCCCCTCCAAGACAGCCTCTCCTTCCAGCAAAAGGCAGAACAGGGAAAGGTCTTTCCCCGTGTTTACAGGCCTGAGAGGTCTGTACAGATGGGAACTGTGTACATCAGCCACCACCGAGGTCATTCAcatcttgaaaaaaatgtaagccTTGCTGTAAAAGGCACAGTGGatagaatgaaaaggaaagtGAGTGAAAGCCTTGCTCCTAAAAGACACAGTTTTCACTATATACAATCATCACACACCGAATAAGCATATAGTCTAACATAACACAGGCACAAacaccccttcctctccttccagagCCTGGACATTTGGAACGAATCTCACTGAGGTGTTCCTTGTTTCGATGGCGTGCTGTACAAGGTGGTCTCCTAGGAGAGGAGTCTATCTGTGTGAACTCCCGGAACCAACACTCCAGGGTCCTCGTGACCGTGGAAACGTAAATGTTCAGGTTTTCTGTTCACCAAAACTCAGGGCAATACATCTCATTCCTAAcaactcttgaaaaaaaatttattgattcTCAGCCTCTATCGTAATAGCCCATAATTCAAAATTCTGTTACCTTTCCCTGTTTTCTGTATATACTCATAATTACACTTAATTATGCTTTTGAAGGAAGAGTTCCATTTTATATACAGTGGTATGTTCTGCTTTGGGGCTGGTAAATATTCTCGTTTTTTGATTTAAGGTATCAGTGATCACCGCTTTGTTCTGGATCATACTGACATCTCAGGGGCCTGGGTTGCTCTGGGGATGGGGCTGACAGGTagactttccattcttttctgagTCAATCTTTTGACTCGGAATCTTTCCAAATTGCCTCATATGCCTCTGTGCATTCCTGACCTGAATATACCTACGGTAACGATTTCTTGGTAATTTTAAGGGCCTTCCTGTGGACACCAATCGCTGTGCCACAATGTCATTTCCCCCTTGGAGCAGGGTCACTGATGTTCACACTGAAGGCTCTTAGATTATCAAGAAATGGGTTGGCTGTTCagaatccctttcttctttctttgctcaCTTGCTGATTCTCAGCTGTCCCCGTCCACTAGGAGCTGGGTCGTATCTGCCCGTCTACGGGCACAGTGCCTTCCGGATATGAAGCGATCAAAAAGTCCATTACTTAAGTGAGTGAGTGGATGATCGACCCCTGGACAGCTGGCCTGAGGGGTATGAAGCATGCCACAGTGCCCTTACATATGCTGTTGAGTAACAGAGGCAAGAAAGCCCTTAAAACGGTTGGATGATGTCACCATTTAGTGAGTTTGGTTGTCGAATCACCTCCCCAGGGGCCTTTGGAAGTAGGAATGGGAACTGCTCGCAAACGTGCATTCCAGGGTGGATGCGGCTTTGCTGAAGTTACAGGCAGCCGCCGACCCCCTTTCAAGTTCTTTGCAGCCCTTGGACTTGAGTCTCTGGCAAGCCTTGTATTTGTCCACGTAGCTGGCACAGGTGGAGAGGGCTTATCAGTCCCCGACTTCAGGATACTTACACAGGAAGAGTCAATGTTTATTTCCACCATATTCTTCAAAACATTCTAAGTGTTGGGATGGGTCAACACAGTAACAGAATGGAGAGCTTTCTTAACAGAATGGGGTTCCTCACCAGACTCACAGATCACAGGGGAGTCTATGAGGGAAGATCTTCTCAATTCTCCCCAGAAAGGTCCAACACCGGCCCTGGCCTAGGGGCCCGGAGAGAAGTTGATTCATTACTGACAAAGAGCATCAAGCATGAGTCCTTCACCCAAGGCTGACTGGGAATCAGCAGTCCAGAAGTAGGTACTACTTTTAAGACCATATTTAGGCAGTCAGAATTCAAGTAGGCCAAAGACTGGAGTCACAGGCTTgtcaaattataaaatgttgggttttttttatttcagttacataATAACACACTTGCCTCAAATTTTATTGAGGTTCTGGTCTTTTTTTTGCATTCAATTATATCTTGTAACAGTGACATGAATTCATATAATCTCACAAAGTGTCAACAGCATTCATCATGTACAGTCCTTTGTAATTTTaacatttcacaatattttttatttaactttacaattactttttaaaaggcttCCTTGTATAGAAAAGATAGATTTCCTTCAGGAAGATCAAATCAAGAATTTTCCAATAAGAATATACTGAGAAacagcaaaggaaaatatttataccAAAACACCAAAAGTGATTCTCTATTTAAAATATCCTGTTACAGTCCAATGAGCAGTTTGCACAAAAATGGTCACGTTTTGGATTAACACTTAGACAAATAGAAAGAGAAGTAATTTTAAGGTTAAGAAAACCTAAACAATTTTAGAAATGGTCCCCCCCCCAATACCGCATTAGGAAATACAATTTCAATGTACGTCTCTtccagaaacaaattaaaaaaaaaaatctttgtataaAATGGCTTTGGTACATGATCAGCACAGAGTGAGgtcaaaatctataaaacaaattcAGGTATCATTAACAATGAGATCAAAAGGTTATTGGtttgagataaaatatttgaacGCGGTAAAGGGAAGGGAGATCTCCCAGTGCTTTCTTATCCCTAACATGATGCATTACTGTCCTAAGGTGCAAATCTTATCACTCCGTGACCTATACGCTATTTGGccgtttatttccttttaaaataaaatacctcacAGGTTATAACGTACACATCAAAATCAAGTATGAAAGCACACGTTTGAATGCGACAAATCAATTTAAGTATCACTGTACTTACAATATGGAAGTCTCAGAATGCCATTTGGTCAACTGTATGCCGACAGATTTGGTCAAGAGTATCAGCCTAAGGCAAGTGCTGAATAGCTTTAGGTGGAATTTAAGCAGAAATACGAAGTGTTATGAGAGACACTACTAGAGTGCTCTCAGTTGGAACGCATACTGATCACAAGCGTGTCTTTCTTTCTAATCGGGGTGACAGGCTTAGCGAGGAAGTATCCATCCCCAAGTAACAGTCTATAACTCAACGTGGCAGACAGCTCGGTGGTTGACTGTCACGTGGTGCGTCTGAATCAACGGGGGCCGTTTTAGGAGCCTCACCGGTGTTAAGAGCAGATGAGCCTCTGACAGCTGGACCTACTGTGCAGTCCTTGGCCCCTCTACAGCCAGCCTCCACTCCACTTACGACAGGGTGCAGTCCTCTTTGCTTCTGCCCTTCTCGCTTCCGCCTCTCGGCTGGTCTTTGCTTTCTGAATCGGAGGCTCCCAGCTCTCCTGCGGGTGCTAGGTCATCCTCACCCTCTACAACCTTCCGGACTACCTGACTGGCACATTCCGTCGTCTCCTGCGGCTCTGTGCTTCCTGCGTGAGACGCATCGTCGATGTCCTCGAGGGGGCTTTCATTCTCCAGCAGGGTGCCGCCGGGCGCTTCTGCACTCCCTGGTTCTGGAATGCGGTGGGTGGCGCCATCTTGCTCGGCGCCATCTTTTAGAACGGCTTCATCGGGCTCCTTCATCGCGCCTGATGACTGGGCCGCGTCACCTCCCGACCCCCATGTGTCGCCATCGGCTGCTTCTTTCCCCGCTTTAGTGTTTACGCCCTCATCTTCTTGGTTAAGTTTTTCATCCGACTCAATTTTAGGATTTTCTGGACCATCAACATTTTCACTGCTTCCTGCTACGCTTTCCTTTTCTGGGCTTTCAGTGACCTCATCTTGTGCTTCTACAACTGGTTTTTCGTCAGTAAATTTTACCTGCTCTTCTTCCTTAACTTCACTTAAATCTGGGCTCTGGAACGGTAACTCTTTCTTAACATCTTTCAGGGTCTCTATAGGCGCCAGtggttttttcttcttgtttttcttcttcttgttcttcgtCTTCTTCTGGGATGAATCCAATGCCTCTCCCTGTTggtcattcttttcttcctcggGTTCTTTCGGATCTGGGGGCTCGCTTTCTGTGTCTGCCACACCTAGATCCGTTGCTCCCCGAGGACTGCTTTCGGCTGCTGGACAACAAGGGACGTTCCGCACTTCCGTCTGGATTGGTTTCTCATCCTTCGGCCCCCTTTCCTGGTCCTCCTTTTCATCACTCTCCTCACCTACCGCTGTGCTCTGAACTGGGAGCTCCCCGGGCTCAGCAACTTCCTGCGTGGCGGGCTCTTTCTCTAGGTCATGCCCTGAGCTCGGGTCCAACTCGGTGGGGACATCTACCGCGTACTTTTCATCATCACTCACGGTGTCACTGTTATACCTCGGAGGTCTGGAGTCTACTGTGCCCACCTGCTCCCCAAGCCCCCTTGGCCCTGCCTCCACCACACCCTCTGTGGGGCTCCCGCCTCGCTCCCTCGTGTCTACACTGCCCAGCTCTCCAATTTCAGGTGTTTGTGGAGACGCAGATTCTTGACATGGCTCTGTGCTACCCTCTCCCAAGATTTTCAAATCTTCCTGTGTTTCTGCAGATTCTTTACTTTGGTTGTTGATATCCAAGGCACTGTAACTGTCCTGCTCAGTCACAGGACCTGGGATTTCACCATCTAATTCACCCAAGCAGTCGGACCGCTCAAGGGAAGCCCCAGTCCTGTCGTCTGGTGTGGACTCAACCTGCTCCGTGTTTTCAAGAAAGGAAGCATTCTCTAGACTCTGGTTTGGAACGCGTTCCTCATCTGGACCATCTGCTAAGACTCCCAGCGAGGGGGCCCTGTCTTCAGAGGCTTTCTGGTCCTCGGCATTTCCACCAGCATGGAACACCTCTGTGTCCGCACGCTCCCGTGCTGGGTCCTCTGTGTGCTGTTCTTGCTCAGTATTCTGCAACATTCCTTTTTCCCCCACATTCTCCACAATTTCGCTTTTCACCTCCACTTCACTGGCTCTTCCTAAAAGACCATTGAGAAAATTGAAGGGACCCCGTGAGGTGGCGACCGCTTAACACATATTACAGCGTAaacacatgttctctctcccacccGACCCCGTTCCTAAGGAGAGAGACTTGCCAGAGAATCACACGAAACAGAAGCCTTCGCCAGTTCCGTGCGGCAAAGCAGCCATTGCGTCAGGCAACATCTGATCAGCGAGGGCCACTGCCGCCATCTTCAAGGCAAGAGTGGCGGCCGGTGCCATCTCGTGCGAACCGGTTTTCAAAGGGTGCCGTTAAGGTTTAACAAATAGAGCTCTGGATCGGGCAGCCAAACAATCCAGAATGAGGCGTTTAAGAACGACCTCCAGTCCCCGTTCCCTCTTCTCATTTCCAAACACGCGTCTGGGCTACTCCTACTTCCTCAGCTGTCCACCTGCACTGCACATCACGTGGCTCTAAAACCCCCTTCAAGTCATCTGAAACCTGCAATTCACCTGAAGAAATTCAACCTTTGGTCAGTCCTAAGGGAGATACTTCTGAAATAGCTCATATGAGGTAAAAGGAAATCAACCCCCCACCATCTAATTACTGTGTTTCTGAGAAAGCAGCCTGTGCCTGACACACCCCTGCTTCGTTCCCTAacggactggggcggggggggggggggttgtttcaGCAGAGGCCAACACTCAAGGGCAAGATGACCACTTAATTAACGATCAGTTATTCACCAACTAAAGAATTACGAACTAAAAAAACCACGTCACTACTCTGGAATGAACGCTTACAGTTTAGATTCTCCAAACAAACACACCCCCGGCGTATTAGATGCCATGTTGCTATGAAGTGAAAGCCTGATAATTTTCTACCACTGTGGTCTCCACAGTGGGTCCACTCACCTCAGACAAAATGGGAACATTAGTAGGACTTCTGGTAGTTTTGCTTCACCCTTTAAAGATGTCTATCAGGGCACGGGTTTTATGACACACACTCGGCATTGA
The sequence above is drawn from the Neofelis nebulosa isolate mNeoNeb1 chromosome 2, mNeoNeb1.pri, whole genome shotgun sequence genome and encodes:
- the LRRFIP1 gene encoding leucine-rich repeat flightless-interacting protein 1 isoform X36, which gives rise to MDMGTQGSGRKRLPNRERLTAEDDALNQIAREAEARLAAKRAARAEAREIRMKELERQQKEVEERPDKDFTEKGSRSLPGLSAATLASLGGTSSRRGSGDTSISIDTEASIREIKDSLAEVEEKYKKAMVSNAQLDNEKTNFMYQVDTLKDMLLELEEQLAESRRQYEEKNKEFEREKHAHSVLQFQFAEVKEALKQREDMLEKHGIVLNSEITTNGETSDTLNNVGHRGPTKITKEELNALKTMGDGTLGRASEVEVKSEIVENVGEKGMLQNTEQEQHTEDPARERADTEVFHAGGNAEDQKASEDRAPSLGVLADGPDEERVPNQSLENASFLENTEQVESTPDDRTGASLERSDCLGELDGEIPGPVTEQDSYSALDINNQSKESAETQEDLKILGEGSTEPCQESASPQTPEIGELGSVDTRERGGSPTEGVVEAGPRGLGEQVGTVDSRPPRYNSDTVSDDEKYAVDVPTELDPSSGHDLEKEPATQEVAEPGELPVQSTAVGEESDEKEDQERGPKDEKPIQTEVRNVPCCPAAESSPRGATDLGVADTESEPPDPKEPEEEKNDQQGEALDSSQKKTKNKKKKNKKKKPLAPIETLKDVKKELPFQSPDLSEVKEEEQVKFTDEKPVVEAQDEVTESPEKESVAGSSENVDGPENPKIESDEKLNQEDEGVNTKAGKEAADGDTWGSGGDAAQSSGAMKEPDEAVLKDGAEQDGATHRIPEPGSAEAPGGTLLENESPLEDIDDASHAGSTEPQETTECASQVVRKVVEGEDDLAPAGELGASDSESKDQPRGGSEKGRSKEDCTLS
- the LRRFIP1 gene encoding leucine-rich repeat flightless-interacting protein 1 isoform X33, coding for MDMGTQGSGRKRLPNRERLTAEDDALNQIAREAEARLAAKRAARAEAREIRMKELERQQKEVEERPDKDFTEKGSRSLPGLSAATLASLGGTSSRRGSGDTSISIDTEASIREIKELNELKDQIQDVEGKYMQGLKELKDSLAEVEEKYKKAMVSNAQLDNEKTNFMYQVDTLKDMLLELEEQLAESRRQYEEKNKEFEREKHAHSVLQFQFAEVKEALKQREDMLEEIRQLQQKQASYVRDISDLQETIEWKDKKIGALERQKEFFDSIRSDRDDLREEVVMLKEELKKHGIVLNSEITTNGETSDTLNNVGHRGPTKITKEELNALKTMGDGTLGRASEVEVKSEIVENVGEKGMLQNTEQEQHTEDPARERADTEVFHAGGNAEDQKASEDRAPSLGVLADGPDEERVPNQSLENASFLENTEQVESTPDDRTGASLERSDCLGELDGEIPGPVTEQDSYSALDINNQSKESAETQEDLKILGEGSTEPCQESASPQTPEIGELGSVDTRERGGSPTEGVVEAGPRGLGEQVGTVDSRPPRYNSDTVSDDEKYAVDVPTELDPSSGHDLEKEPATQEVAEPGELPVQSTAVGEESDEKEDQERGPKDEKPIQTEVRNVPCCPAAESSPRGATDLGVADTESEPPDPKEPEEEKNDQQGEALDSSQKKTKNKKKKNKKKKPLAPIETLKDVKKELPFQSPDLSEVKEEEQVKFTDEKPVVEAQDEVTESPEKESVAGSSENVDGPENPKIESDEKLNQEDEGVNTKAGKEAADGDTWGSGGDAAQSSGAMKEPDEAVLKDGAEQDGATHRIPEPGSAEAPGGTLLENESPLEDIDDASHAGSTEPQETTECASQVVRKVVEGEDDLAPAGELGASDSESKDQPRGGSEKGRSKEDCTLS
- the LRRFIP1 gene encoding leucine-rich repeat flightless-interacting protein 1 isoform X13, whose translation is MTNPAATQNKEIDCLSPEAQRLAEARLAAKRAARAEAREIRMKELERQQKEEDSERYSRRSRRNTSASDEDERMSVGSRGSLRVSNQDDWVCTPQPDLDYGGPYAWTNGYDGESYGSQSLNRRSGRNSSYSSSGEGRFSTLSSAREETLGLSCSDLGLPRGGLALLSTQSGKQPSYLYSAARPPASYRASVFDDIGPGGTRRGSACGSYAPSERGGHLNSSSRASSRASSARASPVVEERPDKDFTEKGSRSLPGLSAATLASLGGTSSRRGSGDTSISIDTEASIREIKELNELKDQIQDVEGKYMQGLKELKDSLAEVEEKYKKAMVSNAQLDNEKTNFMYQVDTLKDMLLELEEQLAESRRQYEEKNKEFEREKHAHSVLQFQFAEVKEALKQREDMLEEIRQLQQKQASYVRDISDLQETIEWKDKKIGALERQKEFFDSIRSDRDDLREEVVMLKEELKKHGIVLNSEITTNGETSDTLNNVGHRGPTKITKEELNALKTMGDGTLGRASEVEVKSEIVENVGEKGMLQNTEQEQHTEDPARERADTEVFHAGGNAEDQKASEDRAPSLGVLADGPDEERVPNQSLENASFLENTEQVESTPDDRTGASLERSDCLGELDGEIPGPVTEQDSYSALDINNQSKESAETQEDLKILGEGSTEPCQESASPQTPEIGELGSVDTRERGGSPTEGVVEAGPRGLGEQVGTVDSRPPRYNSDTVSDDEKYAVDVPTELDPSSGHDLEKEPATQEVAEPGELPVQSTAVGEESDEKEDQERGPKDEKPIQTEVRNVPCCPAAESSPRGATDLGVADTESEPPDPKEPEEEKNDQQGEALDSSQKKTKNKKKKNKKKKPLAPIETLKDVKKELPFQSPDLSEVKEEEQVKFTDEKPVVEAQDEVTESPEKESVAGSSENVDGPENPKIESDEKLNQEDEGVNTKAGKEAADGDTWGSGGDAAQSSGAMKEPDEAVLKDGAEQDGATHRIPEPGSAEAPGGTLLENESPLEDIDDASHAGSTEPQETTECASQVVRKVVEGEDDLAPAGELGASDSESKDQPRGGSEKGRSKEDCTLS
- the LRRFIP1 gene encoding leucine-rich repeat flightless-interacting protein 1 isoform X35, which codes for MDMGTQGSGRKRLPNRERLTAEDDALNQIAREAEARLAAKRAARAEAREIRMKELERQQKEEDSERYSRRSRRNTSASDEDERMSVGSRGSLRVEERPDKDFTEKGSRSLPGLSAATLASLGGTSSRRGSGDTSISIDTEASIREIKELNELKDQIQDVEGKYMQGLKELKDSLAEVEEKYKKAMVSNAQLDNEKTNFMYQVDTLKDMLLELEEQLAESRRQYEEKNKEFEREKHAHSVLQFQFAEVKEALKQREDMLEKHGIVLNSEITTNGETSDTLNNVGHRGPTKITKEELNALKTMGDGTLGRASEVEVKSEIVENVGEKGMLQNTEQEQHTEDPARERADTEVFHAGGNAEDQKASEDRAPSLGVLADGPDEERVPNQSLENASFLENTEQVESTPDDRTGASLERSDCLGELDGEIPGPVTEQDSYSALDINNQSKESAETQEDLKILGEGSTEPCQESASPQTPEIGELGSVDTRERGGSPTEGVVEAGPRGLGEQVGTVDSRPPRYNSDTVSDDEKYAVDVPTELDPSSGHDLEKEPATQEVAEPGELPVQSTAVGEESDEKEDQERGPKDEKPIQTEVRNVPCCPAAESSPRGATDLGVADTESEPPDPKEPEEEKNDQQGEALDSSQKKTKNKKKKNKKKKPLAPIETLKDVKKELPFQSPDLSEVKEEEQVKFTDEKPVVEAQDEVTESPEKESVAGSSENVDGPENPKIESDEKLNQEDEGVNTKAGKEAADGDTWGSGGDAAQSSGAMKEPDEAVLKDGAEQDGATHRIPEPGSAEAPGGTLLENESPLEDIDDASHAGSTEPQETTECASQVVRKVVEGEDDLAPAGELGASDSESKDQPRGGSEKGRSKEDCTLS
- the LRRFIP1 gene encoding leucine-rich repeat flightless-interacting protein 1 isoform X16, translating into MTNPAATQNKEIDCLSPEAQRLAEARLAAKRAARAEAREIRMKELERQQKEASDEDERMSVGSRGSLRVSNQDDWVCTPQPDLDYGGPYAWTNGYDGESYGSQSLNRRSGRNSSYSSSGEGRFSTLSSAREETLGLSCSDLGLPRGGLALLSTQSGKQPSYLYSAARPPASYRASVFDDIGPGGTRRGSACGSYAPSERGGHLNSSSRASSRASSARASPVVEERPDKDFTEKGSRSLPGLSAATLASLGGTSSRRGSGDTSISIDTEASIREIKELNELKDQIQDVEGKYMQGLKELKDSLAEVEEKYKKAMVSNAQLDNEKTNFMYQVDTLKDMLLELEEQLAESRRQYEEKNKEFEREKHAHSVLQFQFAEVKEALKQREDMLEEIRQLQQKQASYVRDISDLQETIEWKDKKIGALERQKEFFDSIRSDRDDLREEVVMLKEELKKHGIVLNSEITTNGETSDTLNNVGHRGPTKITKEELNALKTMGDGTLGRASEVEVKSEIVENVGEKGMLQNTEQEQHTEDPARERADTEVFHAGGNAEDQKASEDRAPSLGVLADGPDEERVPNQSLENASFLENTEQVESTPDDRTGASLERSDCLGELDGEIPGPVTEQDSYSALDINNQSKESAETQEDLKILGEGSTEPCQESASPQTPEIGELGSVDTRERGGSPTEGVVEAGPRGLGEQVGTVDSRPPRYNSDTVSDDEKYAVDVPTELDPSSGHDLEKEPATQEVAEPGELPVQSTAVGEESDEKEDQERGPKDEKPIQTEVRNVPCCPAAESSPRGATDLGVADTESEPPDPKEPEEEKNDQQGEALDSSQKKTKNKKKKNKKKKPLAPIETLKDVKKELPFQSPDLSEVKEEEQVKFTDEKPVVEAQDEVTESPEKESVAGSSENVDGPENPKIESDEKLNQEDEGVNTKAGKEAADGDTWGSGGDAAQSSGAMKEPDEAVLKDGAEQDGATHRIPEPGSAEAPGGTLLENESPLEDIDDASHAGSTEPQETTECASQVVRKVVEGEDDLAPAGELGASDSESKDQPRGGSEKGRSKEDCTLS
- the LRRFIP1 gene encoding leucine-rich repeat flightless-interacting protein 1 isoform X27, whose protein sequence is MDMGTQGSGRKRLPNRERLTAEDDALNQIAREAEARLAAKRAARAEAREIRMKELERQQKEIYQVQKKYYGLDTKWGDIEQWMEDSERYSRRSRRNTSASDEDERMSVGSRGSLRVSNQDDWVCTVEERPDKDFTEKGSRSLPGLSAATLASLGGTSSRRGSGDTSISIDTEASIREIKELNELKDQIQDVEGKYMQGLKELKDSLAEVEEKYKKAMVSNAQLDNEKTNFMYQVDTLKDMLLELEEQLAESRRQYEEKNKEFEREKHAHSVLQFQFAEVKEALKQREDMLEEIRQLQQKQASYVRDISDLQETIEWKDKKIGALERQKEFFDSIRSDRDDLREEVVMLKEELKKHGIVLNSEITTNGETSDTLNNVGHRGPTKITKEELNALKTMGDGTLGRASEVEVKSEIVENVGEKGMLQNTEQEQHTEDPARERADTEVFHAGGNAEDQKASEDRAPSLGVLADGPDEERVPNQSLENASFLENTEQVESTPDDRTGASLERSDCLGELDGEIPGPVTEQDSYSALDINNQSKESAETQEDLKILGEGSTEPCQESASPQTPEIGELGSVDTRERGGSPTEGVVEAGPRGLGEQVGTVDSRPPRYNSDTVSDDEKYAVDVPTELDPSSGHDLEKEPATQEVAEPGELPVQSTAVGEESDEKEDQERGPKDEKPIQTEVRNVPCCPAAESSPRGATDLGVADTESEPPDPKEPEEEKNDQQGEALDSSQKKTKNKKKKNKKKKPLAPIETLKDVKKELPFQSPDLSEVKEEEQVKFTDEKPVVEAQDEVTESPEKESVAGSSENVDGPENPKIESDEKLNQEDEGVNTKAGKEAADGDTWGSGGDAAQSSGAMKEPDEAVLKDGAEQDGATHRIPEPGSAEAPGGTLLENESPLEDIDDASHAGSTEPQETTECASQVVRKVVEGEDDLAPAGELGASDSESKDQPRGGSEKGRSKEDCTLS
- the LRRFIP1 gene encoding leucine-rich repeat flightless-interacting protein 1 isoform X23, translating into MTNPAATQNKEIDCLSPEAQRLAEARLAAKRAARAEAREIRMKELERQQKETNGYDGESYGSQSLNRRSGRNSSYSSSGEGRFSTLSSAREETLGLSCSDLGLPRGGLALLSTQSGKQPSYLYSAARPPASYRASVFDDIGPGGTRRGSACGSYAPSERGGHLNSSSRASSRASSARASPVVEERPDKDFTEKGSRSLPGLSAATLASLGGTSSRRGSGDTSISIDTEASIREIKELNELKDQIQDVEGKYMQGLKELKDSLAEVEEKYKKAMVSNAQLDNEKTNFMYQVDTLKDMLLELEEQLAESRRQYEEKNKEFEREKHAHSVLQFQFAEVKEALKQREDMLEEIRQLQQKQASYVRDISDLQETIEWKDKKIGALERQKEFFDSIRSDRDDLREEVVMLKEELKKHGIVLNSEITTNGETSDTLNNVGHRGPTKITKEELNALKTMGDGTLGRASEVEVKSEIVENVGEKGMLQNTEQEQHTEDPARERADTEVFHAGGNAEDQKASEDRAPSLGVLADGPDEERVPNQSLENASFLENTEQVESTPDDRTGASLERSDCLGELDGEIPGPVTEQDSYSALDINNQSKESAETQEDLKILGEGSTEPCQESASPQTPEIGELGSVDTRERGGSPTEGVVEAGPRGLGEQVGTVDSRPPRYNSDTVSDDEKYAVDVPTELDPSSGHDLEKEPATQEVAEPGELPVQSTAVGEESDEKEDQERGPKDEKPIQTEVRNVPCCPAAESSPRGATDLGVADTESEPPDPKEPEEEKNDQQGEALDSSQKKTKNKKKKNKKKKPLAPIETLKDVKKELPFQSPDLSEVKEEEQVKFTDEKPVVEAQDEVTESPEKESVAGSSENVDGPENPKIESDEKLNQEDEGVNTKAGKEAADGDTWGSGGDAAQSSGAMKEPDEAVLKDGAEQDGATHRIPEPGSAEAPGGTLLENESPLEDIDDASHAGSTEPQETTECASQVVRKVVEGEDDLAPAGELGASDSESKDQPRGGSEKGRSKEDCTLS
- the LRRFIP1 gene encoding leucine-rich repeat flightless-interacting protein 1 isoform X3, translating into MTNPAATQNKEIDCLSPEAQRLAEARLAAKRAARAEAREIRMKELERQQKEIYQVQKKYYGLDTKWGDIEQWMEDSERYSRRSRRNTSASDEDERMSVGSRGSLRVSNQDDWVCTPQPDLDYGGPYAWTNGYDGESYGSQSLNRRSGRNSSYSSSGEGRFSTLSSAREETLGLSCSDLGLPRGGLALLSTQSGKQPSYLYSAARPPASYRASVFDDIGPGGTRRGSACGSYAPSERGGHLNSSSRASSRASSARASPVVEERPDKDFTEKGSRSLPGLSAATLASLGGTSSRRGSGDTSISIDTEASIREIKELNELKDQIQDVEGKYMQGLKELKDSLAEVEEKYKKAMVSNAQLDNEKTNFMYQVDTLKDMLLELEEQLAESRRQYEEKNKEFEREKHAHSVLQFQFAEVKEALKQREDMLEEIRQLQQKQASYVRDISDLQETIEWKDKKIGALERQKEFFDSIRSDRDDLREEVVMLKEELKKHGIVLNSEITTNGETSDTLNNVGHRGPTKITKEELNALKTMGDGTLGRASEVEVKSEIVENVGEKGMLQNTEQEQHTEDPARERADTEVFHAGGNAEDQKASEDRAPSLGVLADGPDEERVPNQSLENASFLENTEQVESTPDDRTGASLERSDCLGELDGEIPGPVTEQDSYSALDINNQSKESAETQEDLKILGEGSTEPCQESASPQTPEIGELGSVDTRERGGSPTEGVVEAGPRGLGEQVGTVDSRPPRYNSDTVSDDEKYAVDVPTELDPSSGHDLEKEPATQEVAEPGELPVQSTAVGEESDEKEDQERGPKDEKPIQTEVRNVPCCPAAESSPRGATDLGVADTESEPPDPKEPEEEKNDQQGEALDSSQKKTKNKKKKNKKKKPLAPIETLKDVKKELPFQSPDLSEVKEEEQVKFTDEKPVVEAQDEVTESPEKESVAGSSENVDGPENPKIESDEKLNQEDEGVNTKAGKEAADGDTWGSGGDAAQSSGAMKEPDEAVLKDGAEQDGATHRIPEPGSAEAPGGTLLENESPLEDIDDASHAGSTEPQETTECASQVVRKVVEGEDDLAPAGELGASDSESKDQPRGGSEKGRSKEDCTLS